A window from Tindallia magadiensis encodes these proteins:
- the holB gene encoding DNA polymerase III subunit delta', whose translation MSISLTQTIGQEPIKQVLSRALENGKLSHGYLFEGPTGLGKRKMAKELAAVLLCRQEKKPCGECNDCLQVAAETHAEFRWIRSEEEGKEPVVTVEMIRNLVKDIYLKPYESDHKVYVLPEADTMTLQAQNALLKTLEEPPEHSLLILVTPAPERLLPTIRSRCQRLVFRPVERKVLENYLVKEKQMAPEKAAPLAAFANGIPERAVEMLENETYQEEYKAFVQLTDSILEKSYGLAIEKGSFMQQEKSQALWALDFWQEWLRDLQILLIGGSEDLLVHQHQKHRLQKQVTGYTRASLQTAQLLMETSREDIRLHGNLAFIVETLLINMVRLVKEPSYSHELSKMLAADTTAE comes from the coding sequence GTGAGCATATCATTAACACAAACCATTGGTCAGGAGCCGATCAAACAGGTGCTGAGCCGGGCATTGGAAAACGGAAAACTATCCCACGGATATTTGTTTGAAGGACCAACCGGTCTGGGAAAACGGAAAATGGCAAAAGAGCTGGCGGCAGTCCTATTGTGCCGTCAGGAAAAAAAGCCCTGCGGAGAATGTAACGACTGTCTTCAGGTAGCCGCCGAAACCCATGCCGAGTTCCGATGGATTCGCTCAGAAGAAGAAGGAAAAGAGCCGGTTGTCACCGTTGAAATGATCCGTAACCTAGTAAAAGATATTTACTTGAAACCCTATGAAAGCGATCATAAGGTGTATGTGTTACCAGAAGCAGATACCATGACCTTGCAGGCGCAAAATGCATTGTTAAAAACCCTGGAAGAACCACCAGAGCATTCATTGCTTATTTTAGTAACCCCGGCACCGGAACGATTACTACCCACCATTCGCTCTAGATGCCAGCGCCTGGTATTTCGACCTGTGGAACGGAAGGTATTGGAGAATTATTTGGTGAAGGAAAAACAAATGGCTCCGGAAAAAGCGGCTCCTCTAGCGGCTTTTGCCAATGGAATTCCGGAAAGAGCCGTAGAAATGCTAGAGAATGAAACCTATCAAGAAGAGTACAAGGCCTTTGTCCAGTTAACGGATAGTATCCTTGAGAAAAGCTATGGACTGGCGATCGAGAAAGGCAGTTTTATGCAACAAGAAAAAAGCCAGGCCTTATGGGCCTTAGACTTTTGGCAGGAATGGTTAAGAGACTTACAAATCTTACTGATAGGGGGATCCGAGGATTTATTGGTGCATCAGCATCAGAAACATCGGCTCCAAAAACAGGTCACCGGCTATACCAGGGCATCTCTTCAGACGGCTCAGCTACTGATGGAAACAAGCCGGGAAGATATCAGGCTCCATGGAAATCTGGCTTTCATTGTGGAAACCTTGCTGATTAACATGGTAAGACTGGTGAAGGAACCGAGTTATAGCCATGAATTATCGAAGATGCTGGCCGCTGATACCACGGCGGAATAA